A genomic stretch from Chitinophaga agri includes:
- the dut gene encoding dUTP diphosphatase, whose protein sequence is MAAITVKIINKSANPLPAYATAEAAGMDLRASLETAITLQPLERTLVPTGLFIELPTGYEAQLRPRSGLAIKQGLTLLNTPGTIDADYRGEIKVIMINLSNEPQTIAHGERIAQMVVAPFVQAALEPVELLTETERGVGGFGHTGKS, encoded by the coding sequence ATGGCAGCTATTACAGTTAAAATAATTAATAAATCCGCAAATCCGCTGCCGGCCTATGCCACAGCAGAAGCGGCAGGAATGGACCTGAGAGCCAGCCTGGAAACAGCAATCACATTACAACCACTGGAAAGGACGTTGGTACCAACAGGTCTGTTCATCGAACTGCCAACAGGATATGAAGCACAGCTCAGACCACGTAGCGGTCTGGCTATCAAGCAAGGGTTGACTTTGCTGAATACGCCTGGTACAATTGATGCTGACTACAGGGGAGAGATCAAAGTTATTATGATCAACCTGTCTAACGAGCCACAGACAATTGCACACGGTGAGCGTATCGCACAGATGGTAGTTGCACCATTTGTACAGGCTGCGCTGGAACCTGTTGAACTACTGACAGAAACAGAACGTGGTGTCGGCGGTTTCGGCCACACCGGTAAATCTTAA
- the porV gene encoding type IX secretion system outer membrane channel protein PorV has protein sequence MYNCMIRKVTVNLVLICCILFSLSASAQINTDDLDGRTNTINTAVPFLRISPDARAGAMGDAGVATSPDANSMFWNLSKVSFAKSRSNVSITYTPWLKELVNDVFLATLAGYYQLDEFQTVSASLRYFSLGTINFTDITGMPTYDYRPREYAFDAGYSRKLSDNFSLALAGRYIYSNLASGDINGRVIKPGTAFATDLSLFYTKDFEKSDNVVNTWNVGMAITNIGTKISYTESATNKDFLPTNLGLGTAYTFGLDETNKLMLTLDLNKLMVPTPDSAGLYRQKSTVAGMFSSFGDAPGGFSEELQEFTVSMGGEYAFRDQFFVRAGYFYENKNKGNRKFVTAGLGVKYNMFGLNFSYLVPSGNGIQRNPLSNTLRFSLIFDLDHKEEDNSNQW, from the coding sequence ATGTATAATTGCATGATCAGAAAGGTAACTGTAAACCTTGTCCTTATTTGTTGCATCCTATTTTCTCTGTCAGCCAGTGCTCAAATTAATACTGATGATCTGGATGGTAGAACAAACACTATTAACACGGCGGTTCCTTTTCTGCGTATATCTCCAGACGCGAGAGCCGGCGCCATGGGCGATGCAGGTGTTGCTACCTCTCCGGATGCCAATTCCATGTTCTGGAACCTTTCCAAGGTGTCGTTTGCTAAATCCCGCTCTAATGTTTCCATCACCTATACTCCATGGTTAAAGGAACTGGTCAATGATGTCTTCCTGGCCACACTGGCTGGTTACTATCAGCTGGATGAGTTTCAGACGGTATCTGCGTCATTACGTTACTTCTCTTTAGGTACGATTAACTTCACTGATATTACAGGTATGCCTACATATGACTATCGTCCGCGTGAATATGCTTTCGATGCAGGCTACTCCCGTAAGTTATCCGATAACTTCTCCTTAGCTCTTGCAGGTCGCTATATTTACTCTAACCTGGCTAGTGGTGATATCAATGGCCGTGTGATAAAGCCGGGTACTGCATTTGCAACAGACCTGTCCCTGTTCTACACGAAGGATTTTGAAAAATCAGACAATGTTGTCAATACCTGGAACGTAGGTATGGCCATCACCAATATCGGTACCAAGATCTCTTATACAGAGTCTGCGACCAATAAAGACTTCCTGCCTACTAACCTGGGACTGGGTACTGCATATACCTTCGGTCTGGACGAGACCAATAAACTGATGCTTACCCTCGATCTGAATAAGCTCATGGTACCTACTCCGGATAGTGCAGGACTGTATCGTCAGAAATCTACAGTAGCTGGTATGTTCTCCTCTTTTGGTGATGCTCCGGGCGGTTTCAGCGAAGAACTGCAGGAATTTACCGTATCAATGGGAGGGGAGTATGCGTTCCGTGACCAGTTCTTTGTACGTGCAGGCTATTTCTACGAGAATAAGAACAAGGGTAACCGTAAGTTCGTGACCGCAGGTCTGGGTGTGAAATACAACATGTTCGGTCTGAACTTCTCTTACCTGGTGCCCTCCGGCAATGGTATTCAGCGTAACCCGCTGTCTAACACGCTCCGTTTCTCCCTGATCTTCGATCTGGACCATAAAGAAGAAGACAACAGCAATCAGTGGTAA
- the ispF gene encoding 2-C-methyl-D-erythritol 2,4-cyclodiphosphate synthase, with product MTKLRIGLGVDFHQLTEGRDFWLGGVLVPHHKGALGHSDADVLLHAICDAMLGAASLGDIGVHFPDTDNTYKNIDSKILLKRTLELINQKGYQVVNIDSTLCLQAPKIKPYVEQMQATIAGILNISTEEVSIKATTTEKLGFVGREEGVVAYATVLLEKE from the coding sequence ATGACTAAATTGCGCATCGGGCTTGGAGTAGATTTTCACCAGTTAACAGAAGGAAGGGATTTCTGGCTGGGAGGAGTATTGGTACCACATCATAAGGGGGCACTGGGGCATAGTGATGCAGACGTGTTGTTACACGCCATCTGTGATGCCATGCTGGGAGCAGCCAGTCTCGGAGATATTGGTGTTCATTTCCCTGATACAGATAATACCTACAAGAACATTGACAGCAAGATCTTGCTGAAACGTACCCTGGAGCTGATCAACCAGAAAGGTTACCAGGTAGTGAATATCGACAGTACCCTGTGTTTGCAGGCACCTAAGATCAAACCATACGTGGAACAAATGCAGGCGACAATCGCAGGCATCCTGAATATTTCAACTGAAGAGGTTTCTATCAAAGCCACGACTACAGAGAAGCTGGGCTTTGTGGGCAGGGAAGAAGGGGTAGTGGCTTATGCGACCGTTCTCCTGGAAAAGGAATAG